The DNA segment ACACGAACTATATCAATCACATTACTAACATAGTTTAGTCCTTCATAAGTGGAGAACAATGCATACACAGTTCATCATCACAACTCTAAccctataacaataaaaaaaacttgaaaaataattattaatgcaAAATTCACAACTACAAGAACCCTAACAAATATTGATATGAAACAAGAATTCTGTCCACAACTTAAGCGCGGGCAATGTCCCTAGTAGTAATAATTCATCCggaaaaaaatctacttaaatcAAGCGTATATATAATTACTATAAAAATCATTAGAGCATTAAGCAGAATGTGCAAACCAACGGTTTCTAAACCCGATGCAAACCAAAACTATTACCATATCATGTAATGTTCcaagtaaaatagaaataatatattGCATGCACTCAACCGTAACACTTGATTACTAAtcacttatatattaaaagagaaacattgtaataaatgcgttCACACTAAACTGGACATGTGTCACGTGTATAACATTGTAATAAATACGTTCACACTAAAATGAACACATGTCACATGTAGAGAGTTTCTCAGCCAAACtctacataaatatgttcacgctatgtattttacgtttttttaatataaaactcacatatatGGTTCTTCTTTACGTTATTTTTACTGTCTACGAATAGGTGGacaaattattcataaattttgattcaattTGTTATCCATTTTGATTCGAACCAAAAAATCCGGAGATCTGTTactctacgaagcaaatcaaatactaaaatgcaatatccttaaaaaaacaaatcacaaatattaatatttataggaacggatatccaatttgatccgttatatgcatatatatatacatatacttaaagaattatatataagttatatattatagtttatataaattttacaatatttttgtttttaaataatttcattttaagaattttatttttcatgtattatttcggaaaaaaatgtcatttaatataattaacaatatctttatatatttatcaaccatctttatatacttttacatacacatacatgtgcacattGACGTGAGCACTttataactaagtatttaccacaactgaaatatctaatttgtgtggaaattaaaatattcttttttaatGCTTTTTTCACTATCAACCAAATTGtagtaaaatgatttgtctttataattttttttaactattattcgtttagaaactataatataaaaCCATTGATTCGACATCACTACTATCTTagattcataacatgaaaacaaacaaataatagtaatttttgattatcacatgaaaataaaaaccaaaaacatcaaacattttaaccgaacaaaccaaataaatattaatttaaaatgatagttatattttaggagattaaaaacaaaaaaataacctaaaaccgaaccgatatccagattaaacagattaatgactccttattaaaaaaataacaaaactaataatcacattccgcgcaaggcgcgggttattacctagtattATATGTATTCGTATATATTACATGCACTCAGcccaaaattttaaaccaacATGCAATATCTTATCAAGTCTAGTAAATAATTATTAACCTATAAATCCAATTCGATGATATAGTTTTAAGCATTGAACAATGCGCAGCCATAAGGAATAAAAGTGGATGCAATCACAAACGCAATAACAATATAAGATGTAGCTGCAACACTAAATCTATGAATTTGTTAATTTATACGTTCAACTGTATCGATGCTATATGCAACCGTAATAATAATATGCAGCCGTAATGAGACGTTTTCAAACTTTGGAGCTATAGTCATCTGTCTATTACTGAACAATAATGGTATGCTATAATCAACAATATGCATAAACAAACTATATGAACTTGTTAAGCAATAATCATGGTTATACGAATATGAATATCAAAACTAGCGAGATTGAGTATAGCTTATAAAGTCGATAAGATCTCACTTTGATCGAAGGATTTTTCTTTCCTTGAAACAAGGGAAATCAATATTGTCGACTAAAACTTTTAAACTCAATCTAACATGTGATGAACTATGAATCTCAATCTTACAAACCATGAATTGATAATAAGTATGATCGGTAGAAGGATTGAACATAGActaaaagtataaaataaaatctatacCTATTAGTTCAAGATCACTAGAGATTCCTATTGATAACGTGTTATAagtgaagaagagaagagaataatttatgtatattattcTATTAATAATGAGTCTTTTATATAGGATTACAATAACTTAGCGACAAAGTATAACTTGGAGAACAAGTAGACTTGACAATCTAGTAAATCTAAGACTTTCCATATGGACATCACATAATATTCAtaacaatataattaataatttgatgtattgttaaggcaatataattaattaaattgttaaactgagtgaaatatagaaagataattaatgtaattatattaataaaattactaaaagtacattatccatgtttccaaacaattctcatttatattgttatccatgtttccaaacaattatcgtttatattataattcatgtttccaaacagtacgaaaatgtacttcagttttaataatattagatgttaaactgagtgaaatatagaaagacaattaatgtaattatattaataaaattactaaaagtacactatctatgtttccaaacaattctcatttatattgctatccatgttttcaaacaattaTCGTTTATATTGtaattcatgtttccaaacactacgaaaatgtacttcagttttaataatattagattAGATATAATGCACCAACACTACTTCAGAAACGTGTCTAGATTTACAATCATTCGCGTACCAAGGTTGCGTAATCAATCTATTGGTAAGCATGTTTTTTTGTGTGGACGACAATATTCTGGTTAAGACATGAGCATTCGAGTAGAGTGAGTTGTCTTTCAAGTGGATAGTTTGGTGCTTGCTTATATAATGTGTGGTTTCTTGGTGTGTAAGGCTCTAATCTGAGTGCCATGTGCCTTTTAAACACACTGTGCTTTTCATTTAAATGAActgaagagtttttttttaaatgacatgGGTAATAGGCGGTCCTTGTTAGTGCAAGATGACACAACAATAAGGCAATGCAGAAAGTAAAGCAAGAGACAAACAACTACAAGCAACCCTTAAGCTTTATTAGAAATCGCCTTGTACACTCTATTACAAGTTCTGCTTAATCAGCTTTACACAGTCTGTTACACCCTAACAACTGCTACTGAAAGATTCCTAAGCTACCCGCTTGTGTCTCTCTTCCGTCGAGTACTTCAGCCACTGCTTCAGCACGACCCCAGAACACCTCCaagagcttctctctctctataagatCAGCCTCCATGTCTCTGTCTCTATACAGACGACCCCATAGCTATCTTATAGTTATTCTCCATGTTCCTGAAACCCTAGTCTCTAAGGCAACATGTATGGACATCTTCCATAACAATAAGTGCAACTTTCCTTTTCTTGGAATGCACTTATTCCTCTTTCTTTAAGTCAtaaacttgctcctcaagtttatTCCTCTTTCCATATCTCCAAGATACTCCCTTGCTCTCCAAGTCTACACGACTTCAGCTCAGTATCTTGACTCCACATGGTCTTCACCACTCACTACGACGTCTGCTTCAGCAACTACGTCAGCGACTACTTCAGGACAGACATCTTACATCTTCAATCTCCCCTTTTTAGCTTCGTGTGCCGATCAAGCACAACAATCTTCTGGTTCAGCCACCATGTTCCTCACCTGGAAACTTCCACACCAAATGTGCTTTTCTCCCCCACGAGATGTGCACCACACCATGCTTTTCTCCCCTATGAGATATGCATACTAAGTACCAGAACATCACCATTCTCCCCCTGCTTGATTGCATACTAAGCTAAAACAGATGCTTAGATGTCAAGCCTTACAGACCCACCGTCTGTTTCTTCATGTATAATCATGACACAGCCCCTGCTGCAGCGGAATAACAAGTACTGCATCACGATCTGACGCACCTGTCGAACTACCCTTCGACCAGCTTCTGTTGAGGACCAGGCTTCCTTCATGTGTCATCTCCTTGACCATGAGCCCTTCCCCATCCGCACCGAGTGCCCTCTGCACTCGTTGATATTGTCTTGGAGTGATTTCACGCCCCTGAAGATCATCTCGCACCACTTCCTGACGCACTTCGATCTCCTTCCCTATTGTGTCACAGACAACTCTGTGTCCTGACTCCACGCTTGATGCTTCTTGATCTTCCTGAAGATCACTCCAAACAGAGCTGCATCCATCTTCTGATATCTCTTCCTTGACCTCATCAAGCAAGCCACTCTTGGCTAAGAGCACCTCTTCAACCCTCTTGGGTTTAATGAACGTCTTGTTCACCTTATTGGCCATGTTTCTGCTCTTCTTACGAGCAAAACACTCCACCTTCTTGTGTTCAACCTTCCCACAGAACCAACAGCACATCTGATGCTGCTTCTTGCTTGGCCTGACACAGTTGCTGATGCATCGATCAGTCTTCTTCTTTGTACCAGCTGCACAACCATGATTCAGAACCTCCTGTCTGACCTTCATGTTGTTGCACTGATGTACTACTTTCGGCTTGTTACTCACAGCTACGCGCTGTAGAACTTCCTGCCTTACTCACTGTCGTACGTCCCGACGTACTTCCTGACAAGCTCCTTTGGCTCCACTTTTTGATGTGCTCCCATGCACGAAATGCGATAGCCCCTTCTGGTGTACTTCCTTAGTACTCTCAGCTCCTCAATATCCCAGTCCCCAAttcgccttggctggttgaccCATCGAGAGTATTTTATCCAACTCTTTGGATCCACTGTTGAGCATCCTGATCTGTTTGCGATTCTCAGCCAAATCACGTTCCAGCATCATTGCTCTCTCACGTTCATCAATAGCAATCTCCCTCAGTTTGCTAACCTCCTTCTCCAGAAACTCATAATTCTCATTTACAGCAGCAAGTTCTTCAGCAAGATCTTCATACTGCTCACGGCTCTGCACCACATCGTGTTGCAACCTCAGATTCTCATTCTTGAGATTCAACCACTTGTTGTGCATCACTTGATAATCCTCAGAGTCTGTACTGACATCTGAATCCGAGGATTCACTGGATTTCTCCCTGCGTGCACCAAATGCAACCATATTCTTCACCACCTTTCCATCTTCTTCAGACTCTGAATCATCAGACGACTGCAATGGAACTCCTTTTTCCTTCTTTGAGTTTGGACATTCACGCCGTGTGTATCCAACACCTCTGCATTCAGAACACTTAAGTTCTCTTTGCTGTGCTACAGGACAGTCAGCCCTTATATGACCAATGCCTCCACACTCATAGCACTTGAGACTTTCTCTCCTTCTGCCATCACTACAAAAAAAGTTGCTATTCATAGCACATTGTTATAGCACGTTTCACTGAACTGCTGTCGTTGAtgagtgaattttttttttagtataggttagcaTTATATTAATGCTATGATAGAGTTTTGCTAAGCGGGAAGCTAAAATTAGCTTTTCCACGAAACACTTAGTAAAAATTAGCTAATATTTTCTGTTTTCCCTCTCTCTAATCGGGGTtccctctcttctctctcatttTCCCCCTTTCTCGACAAAACTCTAAGAGAAATCAATCTGGATTCtccatctccttctctctcGTTCTCTCTCTATTTCCATCTCTGTCTCGATTCTCCATCTCCGGTTCTCCATCTCCGCCTCGATTCTCCATCTCCGCCTTGATTCTCCATCTCTGATTCTCCATCTCCTCCTCGATTCTCCATCTCCTCCTCGATTCTCCATCACTCTCCTTCATCGCTGCTTCTCCCAGCTCCGATTCAACTCCTGTTCTACATCTCTTAGGTATAGGAAGTCACAATTTTGATATCTCTGTCAGTGTTAAGCTGAAAtcgaagttttatttttttgctttaatttCTTGGTTGCTTTGATATGTTTGTTGCTTTGATTTCCTGTTTTATTCcagttatctttttatttggttGGTATCGTTTCATGCTCTGAATATTTTTGCTATATCATTACATCCTCTGACTCTTATGTGTTATGTTATAAGTTCGTTTTGTTACAAAAGGTTTCAACTTAGGTTCGAACACAGCATTATGGACAAAGCTTGGGTACATCTAAACAGGTAATGAGCTTAAGCGTGTATCTCATGTTTCATTTGGTGATTACTGACTTAActtgtttaattttgtttttcttttgattgttAATGGCAGAGTTGATCCTGGATATGAGAGAGGGGCTTCAAAGTTTGTCCGGGATGTGGCTTCAGCAATGGGAGGGGTTGATGTTATTGTATGTCCGTGTATTGACTGCCGTAACATAGTTCGACATTCAGCAAGTGTGGTACTTGATCATCTTGTTACTAGGGGTATGGAGGAGGGTTATAAGATGCGGGCTGATTGGTATCTACATGGAGAGTTGAACACAGAGGTTGCTGATGAAAGCAAAGGAAGTGAGTGGAACGATGAGATCTATGGGTTGTTCAGAGCTGCTGAGTGTTTTGATGAAGAGTTAGCTGGTATGGGGAATCTATCTGATATGGCAGAGGGAGAGGACAAGAAAGAAGATGAGTTCTTGGCAAAGCTAGCTGACGCTGAAACACCATTGTATCCGAGCTGTTCAAGCCATAGCAAGTTATCTGCAATTGTTTCGTTGTTCAGATTGAAGACTCAGAATGGATGGTCTGACAAGAGCTTCAATGATTTGCTAGAGACCTTGCCAGACATGTTACCTGAAGAAAATGTCTTGCACACATCACTCTATGACGTGAAGAAGTTCTTGAAATCATTTGACATGGGCTACGAGAAGATCCATGCTTGTGGCAACGACTGCTGCCTATTCAGAAAGAGGTTCAAGAAGCTCGATAAGTGTCCTAAATGCAAGGCTTCAAGGTGGAAGACTAATGTTCACACGGGTGAGACGAAGAAAGGCGTCCCACAGAAAGTTCTCCGTTACTTCCCTGTAATACCAAGACTTAAGAGAATGTTCCGGTCTGAAGAAATGGCCAAGGATTTGCGGTGGCACTTTACCAACAAAAGCAGTGATGGAAAGCTGCGTCATCCTGTTGATTCTGTGACATGGGATCATATGAATGCCAAATACCCTACGTTTGAAGATGAAGCAAGGAACCTGAGGCTGGGACTTTCAACAGATGGATTCAATCCATTCAACATGAAGAACTCGATGTACAGTTGCTGGCCTGTTCTGCTAGTTAACTACAACTTACCTCCAGACCTGTGCATGAAGAAGGAGAACATCATGCTTTCTTTGCTGATTCCTGGTCCACATCAGCCTGGTAATAGCATAGATGTGTATTTAGAACCCCTAATCGACGATCTTAACACTCTGTGGAGCATTGGAGAGGTAACATACGACGCTCTTACTCGATCAGCTTTTACACTAAAGGCGATGCTGCTTTGGACAATCAGCGATTTTCCAGCTTATGGGAATCTAGCAGGCTGCAAAGTAAAGGGAAAAATGGGATGTCCGTTATGTGGAAAAAATACAGAGAGCATGTGGTTGAAGTTCAGCAGAAAGCATGTGTATATGGGTCATAGAAAGGGTTTGCCACCAACTCACAGTTTTAGAGGAAAGAAGAAATGGTTTGATGGAAAAGTAGAACAAGGGAGAAGGGGAAGAATACTTACTGGGCGTGATATTTCTCAACATCTGAGAAATTTTCACAATGATTTTGGAAATTTCAAACGGTCTGCCAGTAAGAGAAAAATGATGCAGGGTTCAACTGATTTAGGGTCTGATATTGAGGGTATGTCGAGTGAAtcagatgaagaggaaga comes from the Brassica rapa cultivar Chiifu-401-42 chromosome A01, CAAS_Brap_v3.01, whole genome shotgun sequence genome and includes:
- the LOC117127329 gene encoding uncharacterized protein LOC117127329; the encoded protein is MVAFGARREKSSESSDSDVSTDSEDYQVMHNKWLNLKNENLRLQHDVVQSREQYEDLAEELAAVNENYEFLEKEVSKLREIAIDERERAMMLERDLAENRKQIRMLNSGSKELDKILSMGQPAKANWGLGY